The region GAAGCTTGGGAAGGTTccctggcatagagaagttgcatCGTCACTGGGGCAAATGCGGAAATTCATCAATAAAAAAGGCTGAAGCTAAGAGCTAGCTGGCCATGGGCCCAGTTCTTTGTAACATTCATCCAGGCTATAGGCTCATTTactctctataaataccattctaTATGCATAGCTCCTATTTTTACAGAGACTCTCCACAGCTGGTGAGCATGTTTGTTTACGGAACTTTAAGCCCTTCTGTAAACACCATTCTCTCAGATGGCCCCGGATCAGAAAAGTCAATGGCCTTTTCCAAAAATATATGGGGGAGTTtagcccccccccaaatcccaaatGTCCTTGGATTTTCTAGGGTCTACCCCTCTTGTTAAAATCACAGAAAGAGTTAGGTCAGAGGGGTAATTtatctctagactaagctccctttaaactgtaagctcattatgggcagggaatgtttcagctaattctgttgtactgtcccaagcgcttagaacagtcctctgcatatagtaaatgctcaataaataccattgattgattagtgataataactgtggtacttgttaagcactttactatgtgccaaacactaaactaagttctgggacagatacaagacaaACACTCAGGCCCAAATTCAAATGCGGCGTCTCCTTGTTCACCACCCGCAACTCCCACAGGGAAGAAACCCCGTTCTCACTTGAAATGTCACTGAGAGATAGTCGCCCACCTCAAGGGCGCAAGGGTCAGGCCAGCAGCATTAGCTGTGAAGGTGCCTCAGTCCCAGGCAATAACACCAAGCTGCAGGAGTGCCCCTGTTGGGTAGAGCCccacaggccagggagccagTTGAAGCTCTTGTAGGCCCCCCTGGGTAACTTCAAACAGCATCCCCCTGGCAGATTTGGGCCTCATGCCTGGTCTGGGATCACCCACACACTTCCTGCACCCAAgttccacttaataataagaagaatagtatttattaagcactcactctgtgtcaagcactattctaagtgctggggtagatacaagtactcaggttggacagagtccaacagtcttaaaccccgttttacaactgaggtaaatgagggccagagaagttaagtgacttgcccaaggtcacacagcaggcaagcagcagagccaggattagtacccaggtctttctgatttccaggcctggctctatccattaggccatgcgctTCTGGCTGGGCTGAAGCAGTGGCAACTCATGGCCTTTCCGCAGGCTGGGCGGGGCTGACCCTGCTGCAGTCCACCTCAGGGCCCATGTACGGTGCCTTGCCACTGGTATCCCCACTGCTGGGCCTGAGCCCAAGAGGACTCAACACTAAAGTAcgagtaagctccctgtgggcagggaacgagtccacCGACTCTACTGTGTTATATTATCCTACGCCCttgatacagtgctgtgcacacagtaagtgctcactaaataccatcgattaattgaaacAATTCCCTAGGAGTTGCCTCGACCTCTAGCTGCCTTTCACAGCTCCAATGCCCACAGACTGTGGGTCATTTCCGGAGAACTCTCCCTGCCAGGGAAAGAGCAGCCAATGTCCTCACAGCTGGCACCAGCAGCAGCAAAAGCTTTAAAGAGGGGGAGGATCTTCTAACCCTGACTGGCCTCTGGCGGCTAATGGCTTGGATGAATATTCTAGTTTGCAGAAGCGGGACTCTCTAGAGTTTTATGTCAATGGAACTCTGAAATGAATATATAAACATGGACcattgtgtttctctctctctccctctttcgctCTCTCTTCCTGTCCTCCAAACCTATCAGGAGGGCTTATAATCGCAGGCGTTGAATATGAAACACACCGTGTTGTCACTAGTTTAATCTGTGGAAGTCTGAGGTGTGCTAGCTACCACTAAGGGGAGCTAAAGCAGCTATCCTCCCAGAAAGATTCATTTTCCTCATGGCTCCAGTTTTGGCTCTGGGACTGTTCCTGCCGGGGTCTGGATAGTCGCAAGCTCAACCATTCATTCCAAAAATAAGACCAGCTATCACCTTAACCTTTAGAAAGCCTTCCTTCAAGGTCTTATTGCTGTATTCTTTTCAGTTCAACAAAGATAATGTCAGAGAAACAGTTGGGACGTGGCCTGAGTAATATCTGGAAGCTGAATGGTGAGAGTCAGGGTGACCAAACACTAGGAGGAATAGGCCCGTTTTGGGGCTCCCACTCACCAATGGAAAGCCTAAGTAGGACCGATAAGGGTCTAGCTTTAAGCCAAGATGAGGCGCATGACTGTGCCTATCCCTACCAGCATATCCCTCCTGGGGATCATGGGGTAGAAAGATACCTGGCTAGCATTCGCCTTCCATCCCATGGAAGTAAGCGGCCTTGCCCCAGTGCATGCAGGGGAGTGTGCAAACTGCATCGATGCACCGGTGGAAGTGGCATTTTTGGTCAAGCAGTGGCTGGCTTTTGAGGGGCCTGAGTTCCTCCTGGGGGCAAATGATAAACATCCAGCACATGGGCTCTGGTACCTGATTTGGACTGCTCAGCTTTGgccattttaaaaattgtatcATACAATTCCCAGTGATTACTCGTGCAGCTTTAATATATAAACTTAACCTTACGGCCGATGTCAGAATCTATTATAGGGCTTTAAAAAAGACTTTAAAATGTTTAGTTGCATCTTAAACACACCATGCTTCTATTCAGGATGTACCCCTTATGCAAAGACTGGAACAAAATCATCTCTCGTAACATGGAACCATCCCCGACTGGATGGGCCCCAGACCATGAGCGCCAGGGCTTGGGCTGCGTTTCCACCCCTGAGCTTTTAGCCGATCAGAAAGAGTTATCTAAGGAATTAAAGGAGTTCCCCCACAGTAAAAAGCGATCCCAAACTGTAGGAACAACCAAGAGAAACATTACCTGTTGCCTCCACCATGCCTTCTAGGATGACTACGATTTCCAGTTCCTCTTTGGGGAGCTGGGCTTTGGAGATCTCCCAGAAAGGACTCTGCTGGTTAATCTCATGACTAATGATGAGCGGCGACACCAGAAACAGACGGTCATCCCCTGTGTAATAGCCTACGTTGATGTCCGTCTGGTTCAGGGGTATAAACTCTCCCTCAGTGGTCTGTTTAGATTTGATCAACTTGGCCCGTATGGACGCCTCCACGATGTGAGAATTCCGGAGGTCCCCGACCCGGAACATCAGGCAGAGCTTTCCGTCGCGCATGGAGATGACCGCGTGAGTAGAGAAAACGAGGGTCTCTGCCCTCTTCTTGGGTTGGGATATTTTTACAAACATGCACCCCACCATGAAAGCATTGACTATGGACCCCAACACGGACTGGACTAAAAGGAGAATAATTCCCTCAGGACACTTGTCTGTGATGACCCGATAGCCGTAGCCGATGGTCGTCTCTGTTTCTATGGAGAATAAAAAGGCAGACACGAATCCGTTGAGGTTAGTGACGCATGGGGTCCATGTGTTATCCTCTATGTGGTCCATATCTCCACGAATATACGCAATCAGCCACCAGATCATTCCAAAGAAGAGCCACGTCACGGTGTACACCATGACAAAGATTAGCAGGTTGAACCTCCACTTCAGGTCGACCAATGTGGTGAAAATGTCAGTCAGGTAGCGGTAGGTCTCCCTGACGTTGCCGTGGTGAACGTTGCACTTTCCGTCTTTTCTCACATACCTCTGGATTTTTCTCTTGGCCCGGTCTTTGATTATGTGTTTCGGGAGGTCGTCTCTGGCTTGCTTGGGCAACTTTGGCTGGTGAATGGTAACTGGACTCTCTATGTCCTGCTCCATGGAGTCTCCTTCCAGGACGTTAGCTGATGGTCAGGgacaaaaggagaaagaaagtgaAATGCCAGGGGTCGGGGTACACCTCAACCCATTCAACATCCATCTGTATTAGTGGGAAAGAATGCAGGAGGGACAGCGGCTGGCTGAAAAAGATGGTCAGTTAATCGCTAAGCTTACACTTTTGGTTTTTTAAAGCAAACTCTCCTATCCAAATCGGGTTTTGCTACAACATGGGAATGAGTAACTCTTTAGTTTACTGAAGGAAAGGGTAAAAAGATTAATAATGTGTGAATGAGAGAAAGTGAAGCAAACTAATTTTTATAGTGATAgattgactttaaaaaaaaagtttcttgagCTGCAGGTGTTTTAATGCTTATCTTTTGCTCAGGGGCACTTGGGAGTTTTATTAACATGTAAGAATTCCACACTGTCAAACACTGGTACTTAGAAATATTAGTATTAGGTGCcaattttatgcagagcactatgctgaatgcagggaaagaatatacaggtaaGAATGAGACATGGTTCCTGGGCTTAGGGGGCTtacaatttaaaaatatgaaGGTCCAGGTGGCAAACATGGGAGGAATAATGAAACTAAAAGATATGGAGAGATACACAAAATGAAAGCATAGATCGGTAGAGTCCTGTGACCAGAGGAGCAACTCAGAATCCATGGTACTTGGCAAAGAATGTTTGCTGCCGACCCTCTCAAACTGAGAGAACCATTGTGTGGGCGTTGAAATCTCACAGTGAGAAAGCGAAGCTAGAAATGAGATTCACTTGATACCAGTTGACCCCATGGGGACACTGCCAGAGAAATATCTGGGTTTAAAAAGCACCCTCTTAAAACCTCACTGTAAAGTTTGGGCTTTGCGTCGTTAAGCCCCAGAACTATTGCTTCATTGACTAGTATGAGACTTCCAACTGTGTTGTCTCGGCTGTGATATTCTGGTTCCTTTTCCTGGTTGGCTGAAAAAGCAGTCCTTTTTGCACTGTTTTAACCAGGGGAATCGTCTTAGGAAGCAGGTGCCTTGGACTCAATGGTATTTGGAAAGAATCTTCAGCTTGTCAGGTCAAGCAGAGCCATGGACAATTCCTCTCAGGTTCTTCTTGTGTGCCAGATTGGTCCAGGCCTAGAACTTGCAAGTTTTCTTTAATTGTATTGGAGATGCTCATGTGCCTTACAAGGATGTGTCTGGGAAGAGGGACCAAGTACTAAGCAGTAGGTTCATAATGACAAAAACATGCAACAATAGTGAAAACAATCAGGCAGTTGTCTGAGGCAGGAGAGTGGGTATTAGAAATCAGGGCCacactgtcaatcagtggtatttattgagcagttaacaTGGGCAAAgagttgtactaagcatttcttgTGCTATTGAGCACCATTTCTGAGATATTGATGGGGACATTAGAAGTTAGGAGATGGTGGCAGGTAAAATGTGTTGTGTTCTGAGCTGTGTGGTAGAGGGCACGAAGACAGGAGATCATCTGGCTCAATTGAGGGAGCTTAGTCAGAAGA is a window of Ornithorhynchus anatinus isolate Pmale09 chromosome 18, mOrnAna1.pri.v4, whole genome shotgun sequence DNA encoding:
- the KCNJ6 gene encoding G protein-activated inward rectifier potassium channel 2, which codes for MAKLTESMTNVLEGDSMEQDIESPVTIHQPKLPKQARDDLPKHIIKDRAKRKIQRYVRKDGKCNVHHGNVRETYRYLTDIFTTLVDLKWRFNLLIFVMVYTVTWLFFGMIWWLIAYIRGDMDHIEDNTWTPCVTNLNGFVSAFLFSIETETTIGYGYRVITDKCPEGIILLLVQSVLGSIVNAFMVGCMFVKISQPKKRAETLVFSTHAVISMRDGKLCLMFRVGDLRNSHIVEASIRAKLIKSKQTTEGEFIPLNQTDINVGYYTGDDRLFLVSPLIISHEINQQSPFWEISKAQLPKEELEIVVILEGMVEATGMTCQARSSYVTSEILWGYRFTPVLTLEDGFYEVDYNSFHETYETSTPALSAKELAEMASRAELPLSWSVSSKLNQRAELETEDEEKNHEEQTERNGDVANLENESKV